The Halostella salina nucleotide sequence CGTCGAGTCGTCGGTCGAGAACCCGCCGTCGAACACCCGGTCCCGCCGGTCGGGCGGGATCCCGGGTCCGTCGTCGGCGACGTAGAAGCCGTCTACACGGTCCTCGGGTCCGTAGAGCGCGCCGACCCGGACCGTCACCCCGGGGCCGACGTGTTCGACGGCGTTGCGGAACAGGTTCTCCAGCAGCCGCCTGAGGCGTTCCTCGTCGCAGTGTAGCGTCGCGTCGTCGCTGTCGAGCGCGAGCGTGCCGTCCTCGCTCCCGGCCGTGGCCCACGCCGCTTCCGCGAGTGAGAACAGGGACACGTCGGCCGCGTCCGCCGGGTCGACCTCCTGTCCGCCGCGGGCGACCGCGAGCACGTCCTCGATCAGGCCCTCCATCCGGTCGTGCATCTCGGCGACGGTTTCGAGATGGTCGTCGTCGTCGTACTCCTCGCGGGCGAGTTCGAGGTGGCCCGACGCCGCCTGCAGCGGGTTCCGGAGGTCGTGGGACACCACGTCGGCGAAGCTGTCCAGCCGCTCGTTCTGCCGCTGGAGTTCGCGCTGGGCCTGCTCCTGGGTGAGTTCGTAGCTCACCCACTGGGTGAGCAGTTCGACGAACGTCCGCTCGCTCTCGGTGAAGTTCCGGTCGCGCGGCGACGAGTCGGCGAAACAGAGCGTCCCGTACAGCTCGTTCCTGACGAGCACCTTGCTTCCGATGTAGCTCCCGAGTTCGAACGTCTCGTACGCTTTCGTCCCCTCCCAGCCCGCGGCGGGCGCGTCGTGGACGCTCAGCAGCTCGTCGCGCTCTATCGTCTTCTTGCAGTACGCCTTCGAGAGGGGACAGGACTCGCCGGGGGCGATGAGCGGGTGGTCGCCGGACGACGCCTCGATCTCCTGAACGCCGTCCTCGATCCGGGTCAGGAAGCCGAGTTCGACCCCGAGCCGGTCCCGACCCAGGTCGAAGACGCGTTCGAGCTTGTCCTCGAACGACGGGTCCGGCGCGGAGATGACGTTGTACAGCTCCCGGAACGACTCCTCGCGCTCCCGGATCCGCTCCTCCAGCTGTTTCCGCCTGCTGATGTCCCGGCCGACCGTCAGGAGCGCGGTCACCTCGCCGTCCTCCGTGACCGGCTGGAGGACGCCGTCGACGGTGACGCACTCGCCGCGTTCGTTCCGGTGGACGGCCTCGTAGCGGACCGGTCGCCCGTCCGCGGCGGCGTCGAGCCAGTCCCGGAGGTCCGCCCGCAGCTCAGCGGAGTGGGACCACCAGGGCGTCTCCGGCAGCGGTTTCCCCCTGACCTCGCCGGGCGGCACGTCGACGAACGACAGCGCGTTCTCGTTGGCTCGCTGGAGGGTCCCATCGGGATCACAGAGCATGACGAAGGAGGCCGGCGCGTCGAACAGCGCCTCGAACCGGCTGGTGACCGCGCTCGCGTTCGCGTCGGGGTCGTCGCCGAGGGCGGTGTCAACCGTCACGGCACAGGTCCGCCGGTCGCCGTCCGCGGTCACGACGGCCTCAAGTTCACAGTCGATGGTCCCGTCGCGGGTCCGCAACCGCGCCGGCCTGGTCGCGCTCCCGCCGCCGTCGACCGCCGCGTCGACCACGGTTCCGTCGGCGTCGCCCTGCACCCAGTCGGAGAGCAGCGTCCCGAGCACGTCCTCACGCGACCCCGCGAACAGATCGACGGCCCGGTCCGAGCAGTCCGCGATCCGGCCCGTCCCGACGTCGATGATCAGTACCGTCGCGGGCATGCTCCGGACGGTTTCGCGGAGCACCCCTGCGGGAACGGCGGCGGTGTCGTCGCTCACGTTGTCTTCTCTTTTCACTCTCCGTATATAAATTCGTGGTCCGCGGCTGGAGGCCGTAACGCGCCACTGTCGGCCATCGCCCGAACGAACGTCTTTTCCACAGCTATTACCAATCAAAAACAATCAAATTCAACAGAACTTACACACAGATACCCGTGTGTTCGATCACGAATGCAGCCCACTACCGACTCGCCGCTGACGCGGAACGGGCGGTCGATCGTGCTCGCTCACGACCACGGCCTGGAGCACGGCCCCAGCGCCTTCGCGGACGTTCCCGAACGACTGGACCCCGAGACGGTGTTCGACATGGCGACCCACGACGCCGTCACCGGGTTCGCGGTCGGAAAGGGACTCGCGGAGACGTACTACCCGTCGTACGATGACGACGTGAACCTGCTGGCGAAGTTGAACGGGACGAGCGCGCTCTGGGAGGGCGAACCCTACTCGCCGCAGAACTGGAGCGTGGAGTACGCCGAGGAACTCGGCGCGGACGCCATCGGCTACACCGTCTACCCCGGCACGAACCGCGAGCCGGAGATGTTCGAGGAGTTCCGCGACGTACAGGAAGCCGCCCGCGACCGGGACCTGCCCGTGGCGATGTGGTCGTACCCCCGCGGGCAGGCGATCAAGGCGCATCGCACGCCCGACACCATCGCCTACGCGACCCGGATCGGACTCGAACTCGGTGCCGACTTCGCGAAGGTGAAGTACCCGCGCAGCAAGGCGGCGATGGCCCACGCCGTCGACGCCGCCGGCGAGGTGAACGTCCTCCTGAGTGGCGGGTCGAAAACCTCCGACCGCGAGTTCCTCTCGATGGTCGAGGGCGCGATAGACGCCGGCGTCTCGGGCCTCGCAGTCGGCCGGAACGTCTGGCAGCGGGAGAACCCGACCGCGATCCTCGACGCCCTCGAAGCGGTCGTGTTCGAGGGCGCGACCGTCGACGCCGCGCTCGACGGGTAACTACCCGTGCGACACATGCTGGCCCGGCGACCGACGACCCTCCACCCAGAAACGATCATAGACGAACGCAAACAACTATCACCGTGGAAAAGCGATCACGGCACAACGAGGACCATGTTACCGGCAGCACGAAAGCGGAAGATCGTCGAACTCGTCTCGGAGCACGACGGCCGCTCGGTCGAGGAACTGGCCGAGGCGATGGACTGCTCGAAGGCGACGATCCGCCGCGACCTCAACGACCTGGCCGAGCGACAGCTCATCGAGCGGTCCCACGGCGGTGCGGTCCCCGCGACGACGGTCGGCGAGGAGCAGTCCTACGGGCAGAAGGAGGTGCAGAACCTCGACGCGAAGATGTCGATCGCCGAGCGCGCGGTCGAGGAGATTCAGGAGAACCAGGTGGTCTTCTTCGACGCCGGGTCGACGACGATGCAGGTGGCCAAGCACGCCCCCACGGACGGCTCCTTTCTCTCCGTCACGAACTCGCCGTTGCTGGCGCTGGAACTGAGCAAGGGTGACAACGAGGTCAACCTCACCGGCGGGACGTTACGCCGGCAGACTCGGGCGCTGGTCGGGCCGAGCGCCGAGAGCTTCATGGAGCGAATGAACTTCGACCTGCTCTTTCTCGGCACGAACGCCATCGACCCGGTTCAGGGGCTGCTGACGCCCAACGAGGACGAGGCCCGGATCAAGGAGCTGATGATCGAGAAGTCCCGCCGGGTCGTGCTCGTCGCCGACGGGTCGAAGCTCCAGAATCGGAGCTTCGTCCGCTTTGCCGGGTTCGAGGACCTCGACGTGTTCGTCACGGACGCGTCGCTGACCGACGCCCAGCGTGAGCCGTTCGAGAGCGCGGGCGTCGAACTCATCGAAGGACTGGACGCATGATCCTCACGGTCACCCTGAATCCCGCCGTCGACCACACCATCCAGATCGACGAACTGCCCGCGCCGGGCAGCGTCGCCCGGACGAGCGACGCCCAGTTCGACCCCGGCGGCAAGGGGATCAACGTCTCGAAGTACCTCGTCGAACTCGGCGCGGAGACGCTCGCGACGGGACCGATCGGCGACTTCCTCGGCGAGTACATCGACGACAGCCTCGACGACGAGGGGATCCCCTGTGACTTCGTGCAGATCGACGGGTGCTCCCGGCTGAACACGACGCTGCTGACCGACGGCGAGGAGTACAAGATCAACCACGACGGGCCGACGGTGTCCGGCGACGCCGTCGACCGGATCGTCGACACCATCGGGACGTACGACCCCTCGACGGTCGTCGTCGCGGGCAGCCGGCCGCCGGGACTCGGGCCGGACGCTGTCGACCGGATCGCACGCGCCGGTCCGTGGCGGACGGCTGTCGACGTGGGCGGCGACACGCTCGCCGACCTGACCGCCGAGTACGCTCTCTGCAAGCCGAACCGCGAGGAACTGGCCGCCGCGACCGGCCACCCCGTCGACTCGCTCGACGACTGCATCGAGGCGGCGAGGGCGCTCCGTGACTGCGGGTTCGACCGCGTCGTCGCCTCGCTCGGGGCCGACGGCGCGCTGGTCGCGGGCGAGTCGGGCGTGCTTCACGCCGACGCGCTGGCCGTCGACGTGGTCGACACCGTGGGCGCCGGCGACGCCCTGCTCTCCGGCTTCGTCGACGCGCTCGAACGCGGCCGGTCCGACCGTGAAGCGCTCCAGGCCGGCGTCGCCGTCGCTTCCCGCGTCGTCGCGGTACCGGGGACCGACGTTCCGACCTTCGCGGACGTGCGGACCGACGCCGAGTCCGTGTCGGTCTCCGTGGTGTAACTCCGTTTCTTCCCCGTAGCCCGGTCGGTTCGTGTTCGTGGCGTTTTCCGTGCCAATATAGCAATCAGAAACAAACACAAACGAAAATACTTTTGAACATTTGATTGTATAATGATGTGGAATCCCACTATGGCATCCAGCGACAAGGCGGAAAGCGTCCTTCGGGCGCACGTAACCTCCGTCAAGGAGGACCTGATGACGGGCGTATCGTTCATGATCCCGTTCGTGACGATCGGGGGGATCTTCATGGCGATCGGGTTCGGGCTGTCCGAGTTCGGCATGTTCCCCGGTAGTACGGAGACGGTGTTCTCGGAGACCGGGTCGCTCCCGTGGTACTTCGCACAGATCGGCAACCTGGGGCTGACGGTGATGATCCCCATCCTCGGGGGGTACATCGCGTACGCGATAGCCGACAAGCCGGGGCTCGCTCCGGGGTTCATGCTGTCGTACATCCTGCAACAGGGCATGCTGATAGACGCCGCCGGCGCTGCGGTGAATCTCAACGCCGACGGCGCGACCGCCGGCTTCCTCGGCGCGATCGTCGCCGGCCTGCTGGCGGGTTACGTCGCACGCTTCCTGAAGAACCTCGACGTCCCGGCGTTCATCGAGCCGATGATGCCGGTCCTGATAATCCCGGTGCTGACGACTCTGGTGCTCGCGCCGGTGATGCTGTTCGTGCTCGGCGTCCCCATCGCGCTCGCCAACGAGTCGCTGACCGGCTTCCTCGAATCGATGCGCGGCGGGCAGGCGCTGATCGTCGGTGCCATCCTCGGCGGCATGATGGCGTTCGACATGGGCGGTCCGGTGAACAAGGTCGCCTACGTGTTCGCCACGGGCCTGATCGGCGAGGGCGTCACCGGTCCGATGGCGGCGGTGATGATCGGCGGCATGATCCCGCCGATCGGGCTGGCGATCTCGAACTTCATCTCGCCCCACAAGTACGCGGCGGAGATGTACGAGAACGCCAAGAGCGGCCTCGTGCTCGGGTTCTCCTTCATCACCGAGGGGGCGATCCCGTACGCGGCGGCCGACCCCATCCGGGTCATCCCCAGCATCGTGGCCGGGAGCGCGGTCGGCGGCGCGGCCGCGATGACGCTCGACGTGACGATGCCGGCCCCGCACGGCGGCATCTTCGTCATTCCGCTGTCGAACTCGCCGTTCATGTTCCTGGCCTGCATCCTGCTTGGCTCGCTCGTCACGGCGGCCGTGGCGCTCCTGCTCAAGCCGGACTTCGAGGACCGCGTCGAGGCCGGCGACGCCGGCGCAACACCTCAGGCCGATGACTAACAACCGTTAAGTCCCCGGACAATCATTTTCAAACAATGACGGTCACAATCGATCAGAGCGACGTGGACGAGCTGATCCCGACCGACCACGTCTCGCTCTCGGAGCCGCCGGCCGGGAAGGAGGCCACCATCGAGTACCTGCTCGACCTGCTCGTCGATGCGGGCCGCGTCGACGACCGCGACGCCGCGCTCACGGCGCTGCTCGCCCGCGAGGAGGAGACCACCACGGGCGTCGGCAAGGGGATCGGCATCCCCCACGCCAAGACCGACGCCGTCTCGCGCCCCTCGGTCGCGTTCGTCCGCTCCGAGGACGGCGTCGACTTCGGGTCGATGGACGGGGAGCCGGCGACGCTGCTGTTCATGATCCTCGTGCCCGAGTCCGGCGCGGAGGACCACCTCTCGATCCTCAGTTCGCTCTCGCGGGCGCTGATGCACGACGAGGTCCGCGAGGACCTCCACGCCGCCGAGGACGCCGAGGCGGTGCGCGACACGCTGAAGGAGGCCGTCGCATGAGCACGGAGCGGACGGTCACGGTCGTCCCCGAGGACGGGCTGCACGCCCGGCCCGCCGCGGCGTTCGTCGAGGCGGCGAACGAGCACGACGCCGACGTGGAAGTCGGCACGCCCGACGGCGACCTCGTCGCCGCCGGCAGCATGATCGCAGTCACCAGCCTCGGCGTGGCCGAGGGCGACGACGTGCGCCTCGTCGCGGACGGCGACGATGCCGACGCCGCCCTCGACGCGCTGGCGGCCATCCTTACCACGCCGGAGGACGAACTAGACGCATGAGCACCGAGCGACAGGTCCTCTCCGGAACGGGCGCGACGCCGCGTGCCGGCGTCGGGACCGTCGTCTGGTACGACCCGGAGACGGAACTGCCCGACCTGCCGGCCGACGGCGTCGACGAGGCGGCCGAGCGCGAGCGGTTCGAGGCCGCCCGCGAGACTGCGGAGGCCGAACTCGAACGCGAGCGCGAGCGCACCGCCGAGCGCGTCGGCGAGGCGGAGGCGGCCGTCTTCGACGCGCACGTCCAGTTCGTCAACGACCCGACCATCGCCGACGCCGTCGAGGCGGCTATCGACGACGGCCTCCCCGCCCCGAACGCCGTCCACGAGGCGTTCGCCGACCACATCGAGCAGTTCGAGGGAATGGACGGCCGCATGGCCGAGCGCGCGGACGACCTGCGGGACGTGCGCGACCGACTCGTCCGGATCCTCACGGACGGCGACCGCGTCGACCTCGCGGCGCTCCCGGAGGGGGCCGTCGTGCTCGCCGAGCGGTTGACGCCGAGCGACACGGCACAGTTGAATCCCGAGCGCGTCGCCGGGTTCGCGACGGCGACGGGCGGCCGCACGTCCCACGCGGCCATCTTCGCGCGCTCGCTGGCGCTGCCGGCCGTCGTCGGCGTCGGCGACGCGCTGCTGGACGTGCCCGACGACGCCGACGTGCTGGTCGACGGGGACGCGGGCGAACTCGTCGTCAACCCGACCGACGAGGAGCGCGAGGCGGCGCGCACCGAGGAGACCGCCGAGGTGCGTCCCGACCCCATCTCGACCGCCGACGGGAAAGCGATCGAGGTCGCCGCGAACGTCGGCCAGCACGCGGAGGTCGAACCAGCGGTCGAGCGCGGCGCGGACGGGATCGGGCTCTACCGCACCGAGTTCCTCTTCCTCGACCGCGAGTCGCCGCCGGACGAGGACGAGCAGTTCGAGACGATCGTCGAGGCGCTGGACGCGTTTCCCGAGGGCCGGGTCGTCGTCCGCACGCTCGACGTGGGCGGCGACAAGGGGGTGCCGTATCTGGACCTGCCCGAGGAGGAGAACCCGTTCCTCGGCGAGCGCGGCATCCGCCGCTCGCTCGGGCCGGACGCGGACCTGTTCGAGACGCAACTCCGCGCGCTCCTCCGGGCCGCCGCCGCGGGCGACGGTGACCTGGCCGTGATGTTCCCCCTGGTCGCGACCGTCGAGGAGCTGGCGGCCGCGCTGGAGCGCGTCGACGAGGTAGCCGCCGACCTGGAGGCCGAGGGCGTCGACTACGCCCGACCGGAACTGGGCGTGATGATCGAGACGCCGAGCGCGGCCTTCGTCGCCGACGAGTTCGCCGAGCGGGTCGACTTCCTCTCGATCGGGACGAACGACCTCGCGCAGTACGTGATGGCGGCCGCCCGGGAGAACGACCGCGTGGCCGACCTGCACGACCCCCTCCATCCGGGCGTCCTGCGCGCCATCCACCACACCGTGCAGGCCGGCCACGAGGGCGACGCCTGGGTCGGTATGTGCGGCGAGATGGCCGGCGACCCCGAGGTGACGGAACTGCTCGTCGGGCTCGGGCTGGACGAACTGAGCATGAGCGCCGTCACCATCCCCGACGTGAAGGCGAACGTGGAGACGACAGACACCGACGCGGCCGCGGACCTGGCGGCTGACGCCCGTGCGGCCGACACGAGAACTAAGGTACTCGACCGTATTCATCGATCATGAACATCGTAGCAGTCACGTCCTGTCCGACAGGTATCGCACACAGCCAGATGGCCGCGGAGAACCTGGAGCAGACCGCCGAGGAACTGGGCCACGACATCCGCGTCGAGATACAGGGCGCGATGGGGGCCGAAGACGAACTGACCGCCCAGGAGATCGCAGATGCCGGCGCCGTTATCATCGCGGCCGACACCTCGGTCAGCCGCGACCGCTTCGAGGAGAAACCGGTCGTCAAGGGGACGGTCAAAGACGCCGTCAACGACGCCCGGTCGCTGATCGAGCAGGCCGTCGACGCCGCCGACGCCGGCGAGACGGGCGCTGTCGAGGCCGAGACCGGAACGGCCGACGCGGGGGCCGACGCCGGCGACGAGCAGGTCCGCCGCGGCGGCGACCGCTCGAAGAGCCTCGTCGCCCGGCTGAAGCGGCTGTTCTCCTGATCCCGCCGAATGCTGGCGGGCGACCGCCGGCCCCTCTCCCACCATGACACCCACCGACTGGCTCCTCGATGCCGTCGCTGCAACGACCGACGCCGTCAGGGACGGACTCCACCGACACCGCACGAAGATCGATACCGAGAACCCGACCGGCGACACGCAGGTCGCCGCCGACGACTGGGTGGACGAGCGCTATCGCGAGGCGTTCGCCGACCGCCCCGAGGTCGGCGCGTACGCAAGCGAGGAGCGCCAGAACGTGCTCGACGTGGGGTCCGGGTACGGCGTCACGGTCGACCCGCTCGACGGCTCGACGAACCTGCTGTCGAACTCCGTCACCGGCACCGTCGTCGGCGTGTACGACGCGCCGCTCCCGGCCGGCGGACGTGACCTCGTGGCCGCCGCGCTCGTGCTCTACGGCTCGTACACCACCGTTACGGTGGCCGACGCGGACGCCGTCACCCGGCACGTCGTCGCCGACGGCGAGGTGGTCGATTCGGATCCGGTCTCGATCCCCGACGACTCGGGCATCTACGGCTGGTCGGGCGGCCGCGCGGAGGTCGACCCGTCCCTGCGTGACGCGCTGGACGAGGTCGGCGAGACCCACAAGGTCAGGTACAGCGGCGCGATGGTCGCCGACGTGGGGCAGTTGCTCGCCCACGGCGGCGTCCTCGCCTACCCGTCGCTCGGGTCGCAGCCGGACGGCGTGCTCCGCCTGCAGTACGAGTCCAACCCCGTGGCGTACATCGTCAAGCGGGCCGGCGGCGCGTCGTCGGCCGGGTCGGGGTCGGTCCTCGACGTGGAGCCGACGGGCCTGCACCAGCGCGTGCCGACCTTCCTTGGCACGCCCGAACTGGTCGAACGGATGGCGGCGGTGACGGGAGAGTGAGCGCCGACCCGGTCCGGGACGGAGAGCCGAGGTTTCACGAAACTGGTCGTCACCGGCGACGCCACCACGGAGAAACGGACCGCCCGACGCGGCTCACAGCTCCTTCCACTCGCCCCCGCAGTCGGGACACTCCCGCACCGTCCACACCTCGGCCGGGTCGTTCCGGCTCTTGAGCGTCTGCTCGCAGTCGGCGCAGGTGAGCCGTTCGTACGTGTCCTTGAACAGCTCGCCGTCGCGTAGCGCCTTTCGGACGGATCTCATGGGTGGACGTATGTGACTGCGTGTCAAAAAACCACCCCTGACTTTCGATTCGAAAGGCTTGAACCGGGGTTGTGCGTACTGGTTCACGTGTCAGGAAGCGACGGGACCGGTCGGACGTTCGCTGGGCGCGGTCGGCTGTTCGGCTCGCTGTGTGCGATGGTGTTTCTCGTCAACCTCGCCCGCGTCGTGTTCGCGCCGCTCGTCGAGCCGCTGCGAGCGGCGTTCGGGCTCTCCGGCGCGACGGTCGGCCTGGTGGCGACGATGGCGTGGGCCGGGAGCGCGCTGCCGCGCCTCCCGACGGGCTACCTGCTGACGCGGGTGCCCCGCCACGCCGTGGTGCTCGGGTCGGGCTGCCTGCTGACGGCCGCGGCGGCGCTGACGGCCGTCGCGAACTCGTTCGTCGTGCTCGCGGGCGGGGCGTTCCTCATGGGCGTCACCAGCGGCGCGTACTTCGTCGCCGCGAACCCGCTCGTCAGCGAACTGTTCCCCGACCGCGTCGGCCGCGCCATCGGCGTCCACGGGATGGCGAGCCAGCTCGCCGCGGTCGTCGCGCCGCTCGGGGTCAGCGGCGTCCTGCTGGTGTCGGACTGGCGGACGGTGCTGTGGATCGTCAGCGGCGTCGCCGCCGTGACGACGCTCGGCTTCTTCCTCGTCGCGCGCCGGGCCGAGATGCCGGACGCCGGGGCGAAGGACCGCGCGATCAAGGCCGCGTTCCTCCGCCAATGGCCGATCATCGTCACCGGCGTCGCGATCATCGGCGCGACGGGCTTCGTCTGGAACGGCGTGTTCAACTTCTACGTGACGTACCTCGTGGAGACGAAGTCGTTCGGCGAGCCCGCGGCGCGGAACATGCTGACCCTCGTGTTCGCGGCCGGCGTCCCGGCGTTCGTCGTGACCGGCCGGATCGCGGACCGCGTTCCGCACGTGCCGCTCATGCTGACTATCCTCGGCGGGTTCATCGCGTGTCTGCTGGCGCTGACCGCCGTCGAGACGCTCTGGCCCGTCGTCGCGGTGACGGTCGTGCTGGGCTACGTCGTCCACAGCCTCTTTCCGGCGCTGGACACGTACCTCCTCGACTCGCTCCCCGACGAGAACCGCGCCAGCGCCTACTCGCTGTACAGCGCGAGCATGATGGTCGTTCAGGCGAGCGGGAGCGTTGCCATCGGCACGATCACCGACGCCGGCGTCGGGTTCGACGCGCTGTACCGCGGCTTCGCCGTCGGGCTGGTCGCTATCCTGGTCGTCCTCGTCTCGCTGTACGCGTTCGACAGGCTGCCGAGCGAGGCGGTCACGGCCTGATCGTGGTTGCTCCCGCCACGTACCGATGTCTGCCGGTACCGGTGCTGGCGAGCACCGGGACGCAGTGAGAGCAACTCCCAGACGACGCGACCGCGAGTCGCCGCCGTTTTCATCGTGTAGACCAAGCCGTGTCTGATGGAGTACGTTCAGGAGCGGATCACGACGCTCCACGCGTTCGACGACCCGACGCCGGCGGCCCCGACCGACCGGAGCGCGGTCGTCGTCCCGATGACCGACCGGGAGCACGCCGGACTGGCCGCCGAGCACGTCCTGACGACGCTCGCCGAGGTCGACCCCGCCCGGGTCGTCGTCCCTCTCCGTGCGCCCGCCGACCGCGTCCCGGCGTTCGTGGAGTGGCTCGACACCTTCGACGCGCCGACCGAACTGCTGTGGTGCAACGCGCCCGGCGTCGAGGCGGTGCTCGACGACGCCGGCCTCGACGACGGCTTCGGCAAGGGCCGGGACGTGTGGCTGGCGCTCGGCGTCGCGAGCGAAACCGCCGACTACGTCGCGGTCCACGACGCCGACGCGACGACGTACTCTGCGAGCCACGTCCCGCGCCTGCTCGCGCCGCTCGCCGACGGCCACGCGTTCTCGAAGGGGTACTACGCCCGCGTGGAGAACGGCCGGCTGTACGGCCGGCTGTTCCGGCTGTTCTACGCGCCGCTGGTGCGCGCGCTCGCCGACGCCCACGACGTGCCGGTGCTCGACTACCTCGCCGCGTTCCGCTACGCGCTCGCCGGCGAGTTCGCCATGACCGCCGACCTCGCGCGGGACCTCCGCGCCCAGCGCGCCTGGGGGCTGGAGGTCGGCACGCTCGGCGACGCGTTCGAACACGCCGGCTTCGCCGGCACCGCACAGGTCGACCTGGGTCGCCACGAGCACGACCACCGTTCTGTTTCGGGTCCGACGGGGCTTGCCGACATGGCCCGACAGGTCGGCGCGGCGCTGTTCCGGGTCGTCGAGGCGGGCGGCGTCTCCCCCGACTACGGGACGCTGCCCGAACGCTACCGCGACGCCGCCGGGGCGCTCGTCCGCCAGTACGCCGCCGACGCGTCGTTCAACGGCCTCGACTACGACCCGGCGGCCGAGCGCGAGCAGGTGGCGGCGTACGCCGACGCGGTCGAGGAACCGGGCGCGGACGACCGCCTGCCCGCGTGGTCCGAGACGGCGATCGCGCCCGAGACGGTCGCCGGCGCCTCCGCCGAGGCGATCGAGCGCGTGACCGGCGGGGGCCGCTGACCGGCGCTCCCGGAAGCCTCATTCGGGGGGCCGCGCATGGGGACGGTATGGATACCGACGACGAGGCCGCCGCGCCGACCCACGACGAACTCGCGGGGGTCGTCGACCTGTTCGGCGCGCTGACCCGCGAGGAACTCCGGACGGCGCTGTCCGAACTGGCCTACCGCCGCGGCGACGAGTTCGACGCAGACGACGCCGACGACGCGATCGATTCGGGCGTCGAGGCGTACGCGCTCGTCGAGCACGAC carries:
- a CDS encoding PTS fructose transporter subunit IIC, whose amino-acid sequence is MASSDKAESVLRAHVTSVKEDLMTGVSFMIPFVTIGGIFMAIGFGLSEFGMFPGSTETVFSETGSLPWYFAQIGNLGLTVMIPILGGYIAYAIADKPGLAPGFMLSYILQQGMLIDAAGAAVNLNADGATAGFLGAIVAGLLAGYVARFLKNLDVPAFIEPMMPVLIIPVLTTLVLAPVMLFVLGVPIALANESLTGFLESMRGGQALIVGAILGGMMAFDMGGPVNKVAYVFATGLIGEGVTGPMAAVMIGGMIPPIGLAISNFISPHKYAAEMYENAKSGLVLGFSFITEGAIPYAAADPIRVIPSIVAGSAVGGAAAMTLDVTMPAPHGGIFVIPLSNSPFMFLACILLGSLVTAAVALLLKPDFEDRVEAGDAGATPQADD
- a CDS encoding class I fructose-bisphosphate aldolase, whose protein sequence is MQPTTDSPLTRNGRSIVLAHDHGLEHGPSAFADVPERLDPETVFDMATHDAVTGFAVGKGLAETYYPSYDDDVNLLAKLNGTSALWEGEPYSPQNWSVEYAEELGADAIGYTVYPGTNREPEMFEEFRDVQEAARDRDLPVAMWSYPRGQAIKAHRTPDTIAYATRIGLELGADFAKVKYPRSKAAMAHAVDAAGEVNVLLSGGSKTSDREFLSMVEGAIDAGVSGLAVGRNVWQRENPTAILDALEAVVFEGATVDAALDG
- a CDS encoding HPr family phosphocarrier protein, with protein sequence MSTERTVTVVPEDGLHARPAAAFVEAANEHDADVEVGTPDGDLVAAGSMIAVTSLGVAEGDDVRLVADGDDADAALDALAAILTTPEDELDA
- the ptsP gene encoding phosphoenolpyruvate--protein phosphotransferase gives rise to the protein MSTERQVLSGTGATPRAGVGTVVWYDPETELPDLPADGVDEAAERERFEAARETAEAELERERERTAERVGEAEAAVFDAHVQFVNDPTIADAVEAAIDDGLPAPNAVHEAFADHIEQFEGMDGRMAERADDLRDVRDRLVRILTDGDRVDLAALPEGAVVLAERLTPSDTAQLNPERVAGFATATGGRTSHAAIFARSLALPAVVGVGDALLDVPDDADVLVDGDAGELVVNPTDEEREAARTEETAEVRPDPISTADGKAIEVAANVGQHAEVEPAVERGADGIGLYRTEFLFLDRESPPDEDEQFETIVEALDAFPEGRVVVRTLDVGGDKGVPYLDLPEEENPFLGERGIRRSLGPDADLFETQLRALLRAAAAGDGDLAVMFPLVATVEELAAALERVDEVAADLEAEGVDYARPELGVMIETPSAAFVADEFAERVDFLSIGTNDLAQYVMAAARENDRVADLHDPLHPGVLRAIHHTVQAGHEGDAWVGMCGEMAGDPEVTELLVGLGLDELSMSAVTIPDVKANVETTDTDAAADLAADARAADTRTKVLDRIHRS
- the pfkB gene encoding 1-phosphofructokinase, whose product is MILTVTLNPAVDHTIQIDELPAPGSVARTSDAQFDPGGKGINVSKYLVELGAETLATGPIGDFLGEYIDDSLDDEGIPCDFVQIDGCSRLNTTLLTDGEEYKINHDGPTVSGDAVDRIVDTIGTYDPSTVVVAGSRPPGLGPDAVDRIARAGPWRTAVDVGGDTLADLTAEYALCKPNREELAAATGHPVDSLDDCIEAARALRDCGFDRVVASLGADGALVAGESGVLHADALAVDVVDTVGAGDALLSGFVDALERGRSDREALQAGVAVASRVVAVPGTDVPTFADVRTDAESVSVSVV
- a CDS encoding PTS fructose transporter subunit IIB yields the protein MNIVAVTSCPTGIAHSQMAAENLEQTAEELGHDIRVEIQGAMGAEDELTAQEIADAGAVIIAADTSVSRDRFEEKPVVKGTVKDAVNDARSLIEQAVDAADAGETGAVEAETGTADAGADAGDEQVRRGGDRSKSLVARLKRLFS
- a CDS encoding ATP-binding protein; translated protein: MSDDTAAVPAGVLRETVRSMPATVLIIDVGTGRIADCSDRAVDLFAGSREDVLGTLLSDWVQGDADGTVVDAAVDGGGSATRPARLRTRDGTIDCELEAVVTADGDRRTCAVTVDTALGDDPDANASAVTSRFEALFDAPASFVMLCDPDGTLQRANENALSFVDVPPGEVRGKPLPETPWWSHSAELRADLRDWLDAAADGRPVRYEAVHRNERGECVTVDGVLQPVTEDGEVTALLTVGRDISRRKQLEERIREREESFRELYNVISAPDPSFEDKLERVFDLGRDRLGVELGFLTRIEDGVQEIEASSGDHPLIAPGESCPLSKAYCKKTIERDELLSVHDAPAAGWEGTKAYETFELGSYIGSKVLVRNELYGTLCFADSSPRDRNFTESERTFVELLTQWVSYELTQEQAQRELQRQNERLDSFADVVSHDLRNPLQAASGHLELAREEYDDDDHLETVAEMHDRMEGLIEDVLAVARGGQEVDPADAADVSLFSLAEAAWATAGSEDGTLALDSDDATLHCDEERLRRLLENLFRNAVEHVGPGVTVRVGALYGPEDRVDGFYVADDGPGIPPDRRDRVFDGGFSTDDSTGFGLMIVDEIAAAHGWTASVTESEDGGARFEIRDAA
- a CDS encoding PTS sugar transporter subunit IIA; translated protein: MTVTIDQSDVDELIPTDHVSLSEPPAGKEATIEYLLDLLVDAGRVDDRDAALTALLAREEETTTGVGKGIGIPHAKTDAVSRPSVAFVRSEDGVDFGSMDGEPATLLFMILVPESGAEDHLSILSSLSRALMHDEVREDLHAAEDAEAVRDTLKEAVA
- the glpR gene encoding HTH-type transcriptional regulator GlpR, producing MLPAARKRKIVELVSEHDGRSVEELAEAMDCSKATIRRDLNDLAERQLIERSHGGAVPATTVGEEQSYGQKEVQNLDAKMSIAERAVEEIQENQVVFFDAGSTTMQVAKHAPTDGSFLSVTNSPLLALELSKGDNEVNLTGGTLRRQTRALVGPSAESFMERMNFDLLFLGTNAIDPVQGLLTPNEDEARIKELMIEKSRRVVLVADGSKLQNRSFVRFAGFEDLDVFVTDASLTDAQREPFESAGVELIEGLDA